One window of Quercus robur chromosome 12, dhQueRobu3.1, whole genome shotgun sequence genomic DNA carries:
- the LOC126710480 gene encoding kinesin-like protein KIN-14I, whose amino-acid sequence MMMMAEGTLSFSVAEVVEDVLQQHGTRLRDLDLASRKAEEAASRRNEAAGWLRKMVGVVAAKDLPAEPSEEEFRLGLRSGIILCNVLNKVHPGAVPKVVESPCDSTLIPDGAALSAFQYFENVRNFLVAVQELGIPTFEASDLEQGGKSARVVNCVLAVKSYSEWKQTGGNGVWKFGGNVKPMVSTKSFVRKNSEPFTNSLSRNSSMGEKSLNVLASEIDSNKMPTNGSLSMLVRAVLLDKKPEEVPMLVESVLSKVVEEFEHRIASQLELMKTSPKDMAVSHGNKALLKFTSADKKTEDKNEKLINKNEKLIKKEEFAHKTSISDEKSKGQLMKQQMIFDQQQRDIQELKHTLHTTKAGMNFMQMKFHEEFHNLGIHIHGLAHAASGYHRVLEENRKLYNQVQDLKGSIRVYCRVRPFLSGQSNHFSAVDHIEEGIITMNTPSRHGKGQRSFSFNKVFGPSASQAEVFSDMQPLIRSVLDGYNVCIFAYGQTGSGKTFTMTGPRELTEKSQGVNYRALSDLFQIANQRKDTFSYDVSVQMIEIYNEQVRDLLVTDGTNRRLEIRNSSHRGHSVPDASVVPVSSTFDVIDLMNLGQKNRAVGATALNDRSSRSHSCLTVHVQGRDLTSGAILRGCMHLVDLAGSERVDKSEVTGDRLKEAQHINRSLSALGDVIASLAQKNPHVPYRNSKLTQLLQDSLGGQAKTLMFVHISPEPDAIGESISTLKFAERVATVELGAAKVNKDSTDVKELKEQIASLKAALARKEGEPEHIQTSISGSSEKYRTKASEISPFQSKQKDAGLFGDHNSCRQPMGDVGNIELRSNSASRQKTQSFDLDELLANSPPWPPVNGHGQNYREDDREMGSGEWVDKVMVNKHDVSRVENPLGSWAADNGDLSDVFYQKYLPDSSKIYPDQSYNMFMGSNQFNVTSTDEMDDLDAATSDSSEPDLLWQFNHSKLTSMTNGISAKTRKPNSKPAKSPELSKNTNASLGPSPSRKLANGVGNVQRNGRQPAPTDMKRRAGNRK is encoded by the exons atgatgatgatggcggAGGGGACATTGTCGTTTTCGGtggcggaagtggtggaggaTGTGCTTCAGCAGCACGGGACTCGCCTCAGAGATCTTGATTTGGCTTCTAGAAAAGCTGAGGAAGctg CGTCGAGAAGGAACGAAGCGGCGGGGTGGCTGAGAAAGATGGTAGGTGTAGTAGCGGCGAAAGATTTGCCGGCGGAGCCGTCAGAGGAAGAGTTTAGGCTTGGATTAAGAAGTGGTATTATTCTCTGCAATGTTCTCAATAAGGTTCATCCAGGagctgtgcccaag GTGGTGGAGAGTCCTTGTGATTCTACTCTGATCCCCGATGGAGCCGCGTTATCGGCATTTCAGTACTTTGAGAATGTGAGGAATTTTCTAGTAGCTGTGCAGGAACTGGGAATTCCCACTTTTGAGGCATCTGATCTGGAACAA GGAGGGAAATCTGCAAGGGTTGTGAATTGTGTTTTGGCGGTAAAATCCTACAGTGAATGGAAACAGACTGGGGGAAATGGAGTATGGAAATTTGGTGGAAATGTGAAACCAATGGTGTCAACCAAGTCTTTTGTGAGGAAAAATTCAGAGCCGTTCACGAATTCCTTGTCGAGGAACTCATCAATGGGTGAAAAATCCTTGAATGTGCTGGCCTCTGAGATTGACTCTAATAAAATG CCTACCAATGGTTCCTTGAGTATGCTTGTTCGTGCAGTTCTGTTAGATAAGAAGCCCGAAGAAGTTCCAATG TTGGTCGAATCCGTGCTAAGTAAGGTAGTGGAGGAGTTTGAGCATCGCATTGCAAGCCAACTTGAGCTG ATGAAAACATCTCCGAAAGATATGGCTGTTTCGCATGGCAACAAAGCTCTTTTGAAATTTACTTCTGCTGATAAAAAG ACTgaagacaaaaatgaaaagttgataaacaaaaatgaaaagttgataAAGAAAGAGGAATTTGCCCATAAAACAAGCATTTCTGATGAGAAATCAAAAGGCCAGCTCATGAAACAGCAAATGATCTTTGATCAACAGCAAAGAGACATTCAA GAACTAAAGCATACACTTCACACTACAAAAGCTGGTATGAACTTTATGCAAATGAAGTTCCATGAGGAGTTTCACAATCTTG GTATACACATTCATGGCCTAGCTCATGCTGCTTCTGGGTATCATAGAGTTCTTGAGGAAAATCGCAAGCTGTACAATCAAGTGCAGGATCTCAAGG GAAGTATCCGGGTTTATTGTCGAGTGAGACCCTTCTTGTCTGGACAATCAAATCATTTTAGCGCTGTGGATCATATAGAAGAAGGAATTATCACTATGAATACTCCATCGAGGCATGGAAAAGGCCAGAGGTCCTTTAGCTTCAACAAGGTCTTTGGGCCATCTGCAAGTCAAG CGGAGGTCTTCTCTGATATGCAGCCTTTGATTCGGTCTGTTCTTGATGGTTACAATGTTTGCATATTTGCATATGGTCAAACAGGATCTGGAAAGACTTTCACTATG ACTGGACCTAGAGAGCTTACGGAAAAAAGCCAAGGAGTAAATTATAGGGCATTGAGTGATTTGTTTCAAATAGCAAATCAAAGAAAGGACACTTTCAGTTATGATGTTTCTGTTCAGATGATTGAGATCTATAATGAGCAAGTTAGGGATCTCCTTGTTACTGATGGAACTAACAGAAGAT TAGAAATTCGAAATAGTTCTCATAGAGGGCATAGTGTACCAGATGCGAGTGTTGTTCCAGTATCATCGACGTTTGATGTTATTGATCTAATGAACCTTGGACAAAAGAATCGTGCAGTAGGTGCAACAGCCCTAAATGATCGTAGTAGTCGCTCACATAG TTGCTTGACGGTTCATGTTCAAGGAAGAGACTTGACATCTGGAGCTATTCTTCGTGGCTGTATGCATCTGGTTGATTTAGCAGGAAGTGAGAGGGTAGACAAATCTGAGGTGACAGGAGATAGATTGAAAGAGGCACAACACATCAACAGATCTTTGTCAGCTTTGGGTGACGTGATAGCTTCCCTTGCACAAAAGAATCCACATGTTCCTTATAGAAATAGCAAACTTACACAACTGCTCCAAGATTCACTTG GAGGGCAGGCCAAGACGCTGATGTTTGTTCACATAAGCCCTGAGCCTGATGCTATTGGAGAATCAATCAGTACGCTTAAATTTGCAGAGCGAGTTGCCACTGTTGAACTTGGTGCTGCCAAAGTAAACAAAGATAGCACAGATGTCAAGGAGCTCAAAGAACAG aTTGCAAGTCTGAAGGCTGCATTGGCAAGGAAAGAGGGGGAACCGGAGCATATTCAAACTTCCATATCTGGAAGCTCTGAAAAATACAGGACAAAAGCTAGTGAGATATCACCTTTTCAATCTAAACAGAAGGATGCAGGTTTATTTGGAGACCACAATAGCTGCCGGCAACCAATGGGTGACGTAGGCAATATAGAG CTTCGTAGCAATTCTGCCTCGAGGCAAAAGACACAAAGCTTTGATCTTGATGAGCTATTAGCAAATTCACCTCCCTGGCCTCCGGTGAATGGTCATGGCCAGAACTACAGGGAGGATGATAGAGAAATGGGCTCGGGTGAGTGGGTTGATAAGGTCATGGTAAACAAGCATGATGTAAGCAGAGTTGAGAACCCTTTAGGAAGTTGGGCAGCAGATAATGGGGACTTATCTGATGTATTTTACCAGAAATATCTCCCTGATTCTTCCAAAATTTATCCAGATCAATCCTATAATATGTTTATGGGAAGCAACCAGTTCAATGTCACAAGTACCGATGAAATGGATGATCTTGATGCTGCCACCAGTGATTCTTCAGAACCAGATTTGCTTTGGCAATTCAATCATTCAAAGCTTACCAGCATGACCAATGGAATTAGTGCAAAAACCAGGAAACCCAATTCAAAGCCAGCAAAGAGCCCAGAGCTAAG CAAGAATACCAACGCTTCTCTTGGCCCTTCACCTTCAAGGAAATTAGCAAATGGGGTAGGCAATGTGCAGCGGAATGGGAGGCAGCCAGCTCCAACTGATATGAAACGCAGAGCTGggaatagaaaatag